A window of Solanum stenotomum isolate F172 chromosome 3, ASM1918654v1, whole genome shotgun sequence contains these coding sequences:
- the LOC125860614 gene encoding protein MET1, chloroplastic codes for MASAVVAGAASSSCSVSYSRNLSITKSNSSIPSLKSSTTPSQKTSFQGLSLQEAKRGVSNSFLVAESKRNATSNSGSRGLEITARKAAAAKNIEVEVDKPLGLTLGPKQGGGVLITGIENGGNAARAGLKVGDQVVYTSSFFGDELWPADKLGFTKTAIQAKPDSVYFVISRGADVDVKRLPKRPAPPQFGRKLTDAQKVRATHICLDCGYIYTLPKSFDEQPEDYACPQCIAPKKRFARYDVNTGRAIGGGLPPIGVIIGLIAGIGGVGALLVYGLQ; via the exons atggCATCTGCTGTTGTTGCTGGTGCTGCTTCCTCTTCTTGCTCTGTTTCCTACTCAAGAAATCTTAGCATCACCAAATCTAATTCCTCTATCCCATCTCTCAAGTCATCCACCACTCCATCCCAG AAAACTAGTTTTCAAGGGCTATCATTACAAGAGGCCAAAAGGGGTGTTTCGAATTCGTTCTTAGTCGCAGAGAGTAAAAGGAATGCTACTAGCAATAGTGGAAGTAGAGGCCTTGAGATTACTGCAAGAAAAGCAGCTGCTGCGAAGAATATCGAAGTTGAAGTTGATAAGCCATTGGGACTCACTTTAGGTCCAAAGCAAGGTGGTGGAGTTCTCATTACG GGTATAGAGAATGGCGGTAATGCTGCAAGGGCAGGCCTTAAGGTTGGTGACCAGGTAGTCTACACAAGTAGCTTCTTCGGTGACGAACTGTGGCCAGCTGATAAGCTTGGATTTACGAAAACTGCCATACAGGCCAAGCCTGATTCTGTCTACTTCGTCATTAGCAG AGGTGCTGATGTAGATGTTAAAAGATTGCCCAAACGTCCTGCTCCTCCTCAATTTGGAAGGAAACTAACTGATGCTCAAAAG GTCAGAGCAACACACATTTGCCTCGACTGTGGTTACATATACACCTTGCCTAAGTCTTTCGATGAACAG CCCGAGGACTATGCATGTCCACAATGCATAGCACCAAAGAAGAGGTTTGCAAGATATGATGTTAACACTGGGAGAGCAATTGGAGGAGGATTGCCACCAATTGGTGTCATTATTGGTCTCATTGCTGGTATTGGTGGTGTTGGAGCATTACTAGTTTATGGTCTTCAGTAA
- the LOC125860230 gene encoding protein MODIFYING WALL LIGNIN-1, whose product MERKSIIICGVVGFLGLLSAVTGFAAEATRIKGSQVQVPTPTECVYPRSPALGLGLTASVALMVAQIIINVASGCVCCRKGQHQSASNWTLALICFVVSWFTFVIAFLLLLTGAALNDQHGDESLYFGNYYCYVVKPGVFAGAAILSLASVALGITYYLSLTSAKNINDPWRPPAPSQGGIAMGHPQFPSQTSQEPVFVHEDTYMRRIST is encoded by the exons ATGGAGAGAAAATCGATAATAATTTGTGGGGTTGTGGGATTTCTAGGGCTATTATCTGCCGTTACTGGTTTTGCTGCTGAGGCCACAAGGATTAAG GGTTCTCAGGTCCAGGTTCCGACTCCTACAGAATGTGTATATCCAAGGAGTCCTGCACTGGGTCTTGGATTGACTGCTTCTGTGGCTCTTATGGTTGCTCAAATAATTATCAATGTAGCAAGTGGATGTGTCTGCTGCCGGAAAGGCCAACATCAATCAGCATCTAATTGGACGCTAGCACTAATATGTTTTGTTGTATCCTG GTTTACATTTGTTATAGCATTTCTATTGTTGCTAACAGGCGCAGCACTGAATGATCAGCATGGTGATGAGAGCTTGTATTTCGGCAACTACTATTGCTATGTTGTAAAGCCTGGAGTATTTGCTGGAGCTGCTATCTTGTCCCTTGCCAGTGTTGCTCTTGGAATCACCTATTATCTTTCCTTGACATCTGCAAAGAACATCAACGATCCATGGCGTCCACCAGCTCCAAGTCAAGGTGGCATTGCAATGGGACACCCACAATTTCCTTCACAGACCAGTCAGGAGCCAGTTTTTGTGCATGAAGATACTTATATGAGACGCATATCTACATGA